One segment of Glaciihabitans arcticus DNA contains the following:
- a CDS encoding NAD-dependent succinate-semialdehyde dehydrogenase — MSSESELLARVPDRLFIGGEWVASTSGRSIEVRDPSTGLVIKTIADASVADAASAMDAAAHAQASWAATAPRVRGELLRGAFDLLQERADDFALLMTLEMGKPLAEARGEVTYGGEFLRWFSEEAVRISGRFGRNPEGTGRMIVTHKPVGPSFLITPWNFPLAMATRKIGPALAAGCTSIIKPAELTPLTTLYFAKLLQDAGLPAGVVNVLTTSTSKEVSSPIIADPRLRKLSFTGSTPVGVALLKQASENVLRTSMELGGNAPFLVFEDADLDKAVDGAMIAKFRNIGQACTAANRFIVHESVAEEFAAKVTERVRALTIGRGTEEGVGIGPLINDGAVDKADELVQDALSRGAKLVTGGSRVDRDGSFYQPTVLIDVVAGSDILRQEIFGPVITIIPFSDEADAVAKANDTEYGLVSYAFTQDLARGLRLIDSLDTGMMGLNVGVVSNAAAPFGGVKQSGVGREGGLEGIHEYLETKYVLVPDSSL, encoded by the coding sequence ATGTCGTCAGAATCCGAACTTCTCGCCCGCGTGCCCGACCGCCTGTTCATCGGCGGGGAGTGGGTCGCCTCGACCTCCGGCAGGTCGATCGAGGTGCGCGATCCGTCGACCGGCCTGGTCATCAAGACGATCGCCGATGCGTCGGTCGCCGACGCTGCGAGTGCGATGGATGCCGCGGCGCACGCCCAGGCCTCGTGGGCCGCAACGGCGCCCCGTGTTCGCGGCGAACTGCTGCGAGGTGCCTTCGACCTGCTGCAGGAGCGAGCGGACGACTTCGCCCTGCTCATGACGCTCGAGATGGGCAAGCCGCTCGCCGAGGCGCGCGGCGAGGTCACCTACGGGGGCGAGTTCCTGCGCTGGTTCAGCGAGGAGGCCGTGCGCATCTCCGGCCGATTCGGTCGCAATCCCGAGGGCACCGGCCGCATGATCGTCACCCACAAGCCGGTCGGGCCGTCGTTCCTCATCACGCCGTGGAACTTCCCGCTCGCGATGGCGACCCGAAAGATAGGCCCCGCCCTGGCCGCTGGGTGCACCTCGATCATCAAGCCGGCCGAGCTGACCCCGCTCACCACCCTGTACTTCGCGAAGCTGCTGCAGGATGCAGGCCTTCCCGCCGGCGTCGTCAACGTGTTGACCACGAGCACGTCGAAGGAGGTCTCAAGCCCCATCATCGCCGACCCACGCCTGCGCAAGCTCTCGTTCACGGGCTCCACGCCGGTCGGGGTCGCGCTGCTCAAGCAGGCCTCCGAGAACGTGCTGCGCACCTCGATGGAGCTGGGCGGCAACGCGCCGTTCCTGGTCTTCGAAGACGCCGACCTCGACAAGGCCGTCGACGGCGCGATGATCGCGAAGTTCCGCAACATCGGGCAGGCCTGCACGGCCGCCAACCGCTTCATCGTGCACGAGTCGGTTGCCGAGGAGTTCGCCGCGAAGGTCACCGAGCGCGTGCGCGCCCTCACGATCGGCCGCGGCACCGAGGAAGGCGTCGGTATCGGGCCGCTCATCAACGACGGCGCGGTCGACAAAGCCGATGAACTCGTACAGGACGCGCTGTCCAGGGGTGCGAAGCTCGTCACCGGCGGCTCACGCGTGGACCGGGATGGCAGCTTCTACCAGCCGACGGTTCTCATTGATGTGGTCGCGGGCAGCGACATCCTGCGCCAGGAGATCTTCGGACCGGTCATCACGATCATCCCGTTCAGCGACGAGGCTGATGCCGTCGCCAAGGCGAACGACACCGAGTACGGCCTGGTCAGCTACGCGTTCACCCAGGACCTCGCGCGCGGCCTGCGCCTCATAGACAGCCTCGACACCGGGATGATGGGCCTCAACGTCGGCGTCGTCTCCAACGCCGCGGCGCCCTTCGGCGGCGTGAAGCAGTCCGGCGTCGGACGCGAGGGCGGGCTCGAGGGCATCCACGAATACCTCGAGACCAAGTACGTTCTTGTGCCCGACAGCAGCCTGTGA
- a CDS encoding isochorismatase family protein, translating to MTRALFIIDVQNDFTEGGALGVDGGAAVAAGITSLLAEHPERYSHVFASRDWHDGANDNGGHFATSAAPDFVDSWPVHCVAGTEGAEYHPALDTTSVDVHVKKGQGKPAYSIFEGTTEDGRTVTEVLDAFGIDAIDVAGIATDYCVRASAIDALTAGRRVTVLTDLVAGVAAESSARALVELETAGASLTTAE from the coding sequence ATGACTCGGGCGCTTTTCATCATCGACGTTCAGAATGACTTCACCGAGGGCGGCGCACTCGGCGTCGACGGCGGTGCCGCGGTCGCCGCGGGCATCACCTCCCTGCTCGCCGAGCACCCCGAGCGCTACAGCCACGTGTTCGCGTCCCGCGACTGGCACGACGGCGCAAATGACAACGGTGGGCACTTCGCCACGTCGGCAGCGCCCGACTTCGTCGACAGCTGGCCGGTGCACTGCGTCGCGGGCACCGAGGGCGCGGAGTATCACCCCGCCCTCGATACGACGTCCGTCGACGTGCACGTGAAGAAGGGTCAGGGCAAGCCCGCCTACTCGATCTTCGAGGGCACAACGGAGGACGGTCGAACCGTCACCGAGGTGCTCGACGCGTTCGGCATCGACGCGATCGACGTTGCCGGAATCGCCACCGACTACTGCGTGCGTGCCTCCGCGATCGATGCCCTCACCGCGGGCCGTCGCGTCACCGTCCTCACCGACCTGGTCGCCGGCGTCGCCGCGGAGTCGAGCGCTCGCGCGCTGGTCGAGCTCGAGACCGCGGGCGCATCCCTCACCACAGCCGAATAG
- the dacB gene encoding D-alanyl-D-alanine carboxypeptidase/D-alanyl-D-alanine-endopeptidase, whose product MTDPNEPLTRRAARDAAKPRKPFTAGPKPLRQPTLDPATGERLPPKGIAALYAKHPRIWLASTLSVAFLVLCTGALFAGVASGRGGPSVAGPDGSVAVPDRAVPQEIPAPTRLRTCTVAPLASDPALMTLRGEVINASTKEVMFTRGGTVPARTGSVLKPLTASAALLALGPDYRLTTSVFEGTIPGSVVLVGGGDATLNSLSNGENIYKGAAKLSDLATKVTNTWSSLHGDEPITSIVLDATMWDADDSWNSSWARSEQTSGYLSEVTALQFDGDRQDPTQQVSPRSSDPVMAAGKKFAAALGVPNATLSLGKTASSINLGEVRSQPVSTLINQMLVTSDGTLAETLARVVSSQMGLGGGSASVGQAISTALQPLGIDTGKLAIVDGSGLSAENGVPPDFMAQFMALAVGGTNDLTYVYNALSVAGESGALKNRFTGDNAIAKGKVVGKTGYITTAYTLSGLVTAEDGTVLAFAFYAIGEGIRDTAKPALDTLVTGLYSCGDNLANN is encoded by the coding sequence GTGACCGACCCGAACGAGCCGCTGACACGGCGTGCAGCTCGGGATGCCGCGAAGCCCCGCAAACCCTTCACCGCGGGTCCGAAGCCGCTCAGGCAGCCGACTCTCGATCCGGCGACCGGTGAGCGGCTTCCTCCCAAGGGGATCGCCGCGCTCTACGCCAAGCACCCGCGCATCTGGCTCGCCTCCACCCTCAGCGTCGCTTTCCTGGTTCTGTGCACGGGCGCGCTCTTCGCGGGCGTCGCGTCGGGCCGTGGCGGTCCGAGTGTGGCCGGACCCGACGGGAGCGTCGCGGTTCCGGATCGCGCGGTGCCGCAGGAGATCCCCGCCCCTACGCGCCTGCGCACCTGCACCGTTGCGCCGCTCGCCTCCGACCCCGCACTCATGACCCTGCGTGGTGAGGTGATCAACGCGTCCACGAAGGAGGTGATGTTCACGCGCGGCGGCACGGTTCCGGCCCGCACCGGCAGCGTGCTGAAACCGCTGACCGCCTCCGCGGCGCTGCTCGCGCTCGGCCCCGACTACCGACTCACGACCTCGGTGTTCGAGGGCACCATCCCGGGCAGTGTGGTCCTCGTCGGCGGCGGCGACGCGACGCTGAACAGCCTCTCGAACGGGGAGAACATCTACAAGGGTGCGGCGAAGCTCAGCGACCTCGCGACGAAGGTCACCAACACCTGGTCGAGCCTGCACGGCGACGAGCCGATCACGAGCATCGTGCTCGACGCCACCATGTGGGACGCGGACGACAGCTGGAACTCCAGCTGGGCTCGCTCCGAGCAGACCAGTGGCTACCTCTCCGAGGTCACCGCGCTGCAGTTCGATGGTGACCGGCAGGACCCGACCCAACAGGTGAGCCCGCGCAGCTCGGACCCGGTGATGGCGGCGGGCAAGAAGTTCGCCGCGGCCCTCGGTGTTCCGAACGCCACGCTGAGCCTCGGCAAGACGGCCTCGTCCATCAACCTCGGTGAGGTGCGGTCGCAACCGGTCAGCACGCTCATCAACCAGATGCTCGTGACGAGCGACGGAACGCTGGCAGAGACCCTGGCCCGGGTGGTGTCCTCGCAGATGGGGCTTGGCGGCGGATCCGCGTCGGTCGGCCAGGCGATCAGCACCGCGCTGCAGCCGCTCGGCATCGACACCGGCAAGCTCGCCATCGTCGACGGATCGGGGTTGAGCGCCGAGAACGGCGTTCCGCCCGACTTCATGGCGCAGTTCATGGCGCTCGCAGTCGGGGGCACTAACGACCTCACCTACGTCTACAACGCCCTCTCGGTCGCGGGCGAGTCGGGCGCGCTCAAGAACCGGTTCACCGGCGACAACGCCATCGCGAAGGGCAAGGTGGTCGGCAAGACCGGCTACATCACGACGGCCTACACGCTGTCGGGCCTGGTGACGGCAGAGGACGGCACGGTGCTCGCCTTCGCGTTCTACGCGATCGGTGAGGGAATCCGCGACACGGCCAAGCCCGCCCTCGACACCCTCGTCACCGGCCTGTATTCCTGCGGCGACAACCTCGCGAACAACTGA
- a CDS encoding Gfo/Idh/MocA family protein: MAESIRWGILGTGGIAHAFASDLRDNGFTIAAVGSRSQESADAFAAEFGIPTAHPTYEALAADPGVDAIYVSTPHPFHAENATLALNGGKHVLVEKPFTLNQGEATAVVALAAEKRLVVLEAMWSRFLPHMVRLREIIAEGTIGQVRTVIADHNQNLPKDPSHRLQNPDLGGGALLDLGIYPVSFAWDMLGAPTSVNAISSPTATGVDRQTAIVLGYENGQQALLHTALDTAGPNEASVIGTNGWVKLDGTFYVPTTFTVRDSSNEVVETFEQEVGSRGMQFQAWELERLVAAGEIAGEILPPEETVGIMGTLDEVRRIIGLKYPGE; this comes from the coding sequence ATGGCCGAATCTATTCGCTGGGGCATCCTCGGCACCGGGGGCATCGCCCACGCGTTCGCGAGCGACCTCCGCGACAACGGTTTCACGATCGCCGCAGTCGGCTCCCGCAGCCAGGAATCGGCCGACGCGTTCGCCGCCGAGTTCGGCATCCCGACAGCACACCCGACCTACGAGGCTCTCGCCGCTGACCCCGGGGTCGACGCAATCTACGTGTCGACGCCGCACCCGTTCCACGCTGAGAACGCGACCCTCGCGCTGAACGGCGGCAAGCACGTGCTCGTCGAGAAGCCGTTCACCCTCAACCAGGGCGAGGCCACGGCCGTCGTCGCGCTCGCGGCCGAGAAGAGGCTTGTGGTGCTCGAGGCCATGTGGAGCCGCTTCCTGCCGCACATGGTGCGCTTGCGCGAGATCATCGCCGAGGGCACGATCGGTCAGGTACGCACCGTCATCGCGGACCACAACCAGAACCTCCCGAAAGACCCGAGCCACCGCCTGCAGAACCCCGACCTCGGCGGCGGCGCCCTGCTCGACCTCGGCATCTATCCCGTCTCGTTCGCGTGGGACATGCTCGGCGCCCCGACCAGCGTGAACGCGATCTCGAGTCCGACCGCCACCGGCGTCGATCGCCAGACCGCGATCGTGCTCGGCTACGAGAACGGCCAGCAGGCGCTGTTGCACACGGCTCTCGACACGGCCGGACCGAATGAGGCATCCGTGATCGGCACGAACGGCTGGGTCAAGCTCGACGGCACCTTCTACGTGCCCACGACGTTCACGGTGCGTGACTCTTCGAACGAGGTCGTCGAGACCTTCGAGCAGGAGGTCGGCAGCCGCGGCATGCAGTTCCAGGCCTGGGAGCTCGAGCGCCTCGTGGCGGCGGGCGAGATCGCGGGCGAGATCCTTCCGCCCGAAGAGACGGTCGGCATCATGGGCACCCTCGACGAGGTGCGCCGCATCATCGGGCTGAAGTACCCGGGCGAATGA
- a CDS encoding NIPSNAP family protein: MAVTFVIDYTIDPSKLAAFEEYSERWIQLVEREGGTHHGYYLPAEGASDKSLALFSFPSLTAYEVYRSNFGVDPDFIAADKLRTDSGCVLRWERTIMRPLAANPR, translated from the coding sequence ATGGCCGTCACCTTTGTCATCGACTACACGATCGACCCGAGCAAGCTCGCCGCCTTCGAGGAGTACTCCGAGCGCTGGATCCAGCTCGTCGAGCGCGAGGGCGGCACCCACCATGGGTACTATCTCCCGGCCGAGGGGGCGAGTGACAAGTCGCTGGCGCTGTTCAGCTTCCCGAGCCTCACCGCCTACGAGGTCTACCGCAGCAACTTCGGCGTCGACCCCGACTTCATCGCGGCCGACAAGCTTCGAACAGATTCGGGATGTGTTCTGCGCTGGGAACGCACCATCATGCGACCGCTGGCCGCCAACCCGCGCTGA
- a CDS encoding TetR/AcrR family transcriptional regulator — protein MLARGALEQSAAPGLRERKRLATRRAIQLAVLDLVAERGLDKVTVDEISRAADVSPRTFFNYFASKEEAIVGDVPTLPPSADVEEFVNAGPGADILSGIGQLLIHTAEVASMDQELTRRRRRLVKEHPQLFAMRMASMREFELEVAELVERRLVADGAEVASDPEALTERARLIVLVAVAAMRHAWTSWADAEASAAGTISLSDRLTESFAQLGTILRPVPTR, from the coding sequence GTGCTAGCCAGAGGCGCGCTCGAGCAGAGCGCGGCTCCCGGCCTCCGCGAGCGCAAGCGGCTGGCCACGCGTCGAGCGATCCAGCTCGCAGTGCTGGACCTGGTCGCCGAGCGCGGGCTCGACAAGGTCACCGTCGATGAGATCAGCCGTGCCGCTGACGTGTCGCCGCGCACCTTCTTCAACTACTTCGCCTCCAAGGAGGAGGCGATCGTCGGCGACGTGCCCACGCTTCCGCCGAGTGCCGATGTCGAGGAGTTCGTGAACGCCGGCCCCGGTGCCGACATCCTCTCCGGCATCGGGCAGCTGCTTATCCACACTGCGGAGGTCGCGTCTATGGACCAGGAACTCACGAGACGCCGCCGGCGACTCGTGAAGGAGCATCCACAGCTGTTCGCCATGCGCATGGCCTCGATGCGCGAGTTCGAGCTCGAGGTGGCCGAGCTGGTGGAACGGCGGCTCGTCGCGGACGGCGCGGAAGTGGCATCCGACCCCGAAGCTCTCACCGAGCGGGCGAGGCTCATCGTGCTCGTGGCGGTCGCCGCGATGCGCCACGCGTGGACCAGCTGGGCCGACGCCGAGGCGAGCGCCGCGGGCACCATCTCGCTCTCCGATCGGCTCACCGAGTCCTTCGCCCAGCTCGGCACGATTCTTCGCCCGGTGCCCACCCGCTAG
- a CDS encoding alpha/beta hydrolase, giving the protein MKRLLTAASLATVATLLLGGCTLFGGGGGTSTPTGEDVAAELEPFYSQVLEWSSCAEGMQCATAKAPLDWADPSRDDIDLALVRQLATGGNAKGSLLINPGGPGASGVSIVRDSVDFVTTERLQAEFDIVGFDPRGVGESSAVSCYTDPADFDEFIYSTAPGEVGTDEWIDALETSSEQFGKDCLAETGDLLEFIDTESAARDMDLLRAVLGDKKLNYLGFSYGTELGATYASLYPEKTGRLVLDGAVDPNATDAEQTVVQAAGFESALRAFLADCIGGDECVYSGTVDAAMVDIAELLERLSESPLRADDGRELSGSVMTTAIIYPLYSEDSWPYLRQLLALVNQGDTEFAFILADAYNGRDSETGDYLDNSLESRIAITCLDSGSNGSREDWAAEAAVIEKAAPTFGKQFGYGGTTCARWPFPQKTDRVEIAAPGSADIIVVGTTNDPATPYVWAEALAKALVNGHLVTREGEGHTGYNKDNDCVDDAVDDYFLEGTVPAKDPLC; this is encoded by the coding sequence GTGAAACGCCTCCTCACCGCAGCATCGCTCGCCACCGTTGCCACCCTGCTGCTCGGGGGCTGCACGCTCTTCGGCGGTGGCGGCGGAACATCCACCCCGACCGGCGAGGACGTCGCGGCCGAGCTCGAGCCGTTCTACTCCCAGGTGCTCGAGTGGTCCTCCTGCGCCGAGGGCATGCAGTGCGCGACGGCGAAGGCTCCACTCGACTGGGCCGACCCCTCGCGGGACGACATCGACCTCGCCCTCGTGCGCCAGCTCGCGACCGGTGGCAACGCGAAGGGATCCCTGCTGATCAACCCGGGCGGGCCCGGCGCATCCGGAGTCTCGATCGTGCGCGACAGCGTCGACTTCGTCACGACCGAGCGCCTGCAGGCAGAGTTCGACATCGTCGGCTTCGACCCACGGGGTGTGGGCGAGTCGTCGGCCGTGTCCTGCTACACCGACCCCGCCGACTTCGACGAGTTCATCTACAGCACCGCGCCCGGCGAGGTCGGCACCGACGAGTGGATCGACGCGCTCGAGACATCGTCCGAGCAGTTCGGCAAGGACTGCCTCGCCGAGACCGGTGACCTGCTCGAGTTCATCGACACCGAGAGCGCCGCGCGCGACATGGATCTGCTGCGCGCCGTCCTCGGCGACAAGAAGCTGAACTATCTCGGCTTCTCCTACGGCACCGAACTCGGCGCGACTTACGCGAGCCTCTACCCCGAGAAGACCGGTCGACTGGTGCTCGACGGCGCCGTCGATCCCAACGCGACCGACGCCGAGCAGACCGTTGTGCAGGCCGCCGGCTTCGAATCGGCGCTGCGGGCGTTCCTCGCCGACTGCATCGGCGGTGACGAGTGTGTGTATTCCGGCACGGTGGATGCCGCCATGGTCGACATCGCCGAGCTTCTCGAGCGCCTCAGCGAAAGCCCGTTGCGAGCCGACGACGGACGCGAGCTCAGCGGCTCGGTCATGACCACGGCCATCATCTACCCGCTCTACAGCGAGGACAGCTGGCCGTACCTGCGCCAGCTGCTCGCACTCGTGAACCAGGGCGACACCGAGTTCGCGTTCATCCTCGCCGACGCCTACAACGGCCGCGACTCGGAGACCGGCGACTACCTCGACAACTCCCTCGAGTCGCGCATCGCCATCACCTGCCTCGACTCGGGATCCAACGGCAGCCGCGAGGACTGGGCTGCCGAGGCGGCCGTCATCGAGAAGGCCGCACCGACCTTCGGCAAGCAATTCGGCTACGGCGGAACCACCTGCGCGCGCTGGCCGTTCCCGCAGAAGACGGACCGGGTGGAGATCGCCGCCCCCGGGTCCGCCGACATCATCGTCGTCGGAACGACCAATGACCCCGCGACGCCGTACGTGTGGGCCGAGGCGCTCGCCAAGGCTCTCGTGAACGGTCACCTCGTGACGCGCGAGGGCGAGGGGCACACCGGTTACAACAAGGACAACGACTGCGTGGACGACGCGGTGGACGACTACTTCCTCGAGGGGACCGTGCCCGCGAAGGATCCGCTGTGCTAG
- a CDS encoding DNA polymerase III subunit delta' gives MAVWDEWTGQSEAIAVVAAAASASALGGSGDSSMTHSWLITGPPGSGRSNLAYAFATALLSPGTPEGDEAAARQVAARTHPDLAVLATERVIISIEEVRQLVSSSQFSPSVGRYRVMIIEDADRMSERTSNVLLKALEEPPPRTVWILCAPSAADLIPTIRSRVRTVRLRVPAVEEVAALISARDNIDLQTATRAAREAQSHIGMAHRLATNEDARSRRQRTLEIALGIRTVSDAVLAAAALLALAGDDAKAITEEKDAEERESALRSLGIEPGGTIPPALRVQLKNLEEDQKRRATRSLRDGIDRIAVDLLSLYRDILLMQLGVPSDPINLAIHAQLLAAAKISTAPQTLATMDAIATARKRIESNVSPALALEAMLITARRTGPTT, from the coding sequence ATGGCGGTCTGGGACGAGTGGACGGGGCAGTCGGAGGCCATCGCCGTCGTTGCGGCAGCGGCATCCGCTTCTGCGCTCGGGGGAAGCGGCGACTCGTCGATGACCCACTCCTGGCTCATCACCGGCCCGCCCGGCTCCGGCCGATCCAACCTCGCCTACGCCTTCGCGACGGCCCTGCTCAGTCCCGGCACCCCCGAGGGAGACGAAGCCGCAGCCCGACAGGTCGCCGCCCGCACGCATCCCGACCTTGCCGTGCTCGCCACCGAGCGGGTCATCATCTCCATCGAAGAGGTGCGGCAGCTCGTCTCGAGCTCCCAGTTCTCGCCCTCCGTCGGCCGCTACCGCGTCATGATCATCGAAGACGCCGACCGCATGAGCGAGCGCACCTCAAACGTGCTGCTCAAGGCCCTCGAAGAACCGCCGCCGCGCACCGTGTGGATTCTCTGCGCACCGAGCGCCGCCGACCTCATCCCTACCATTCGTTCGAGGGTGCGCACGGTGCGCCTGCGTGTTCCCGCGGTCGAGGAGGTCGCCGCACTCATCTCCGCGCGCGACAACATCGACCTGCAGACGGCAACCCGTGCCGCCCGCGAGGCACAGAGCCACATCGGCATGGCGCACCGCCTTGCCACCAATGAGGATGCCCGCTCTCGCCGCCAGCGCACCCTCGAGATCGCCCTCGGCATCCGTACGGTCTCCGATGCCGTGCTCGCCGCTGCCGCGCTGCTCGCGCTCGCGGGCGACGATGCCAAGGCCATCACTGAGGAGAAGGATGCCGAGGAGCGCGAGAGTGCCCTGCGATCCCTCGGCATCGAACCGGGCGGCACGATCCCGCCCGCCCTGCGCGTGCAGCTCAAGAACCTCGAAGAAGACCAGAAGCGGCGCGCGACCCGCAGCCTGCGCGACGGCATCGACCGCATCGCCGTCGACCTGCTCTCGCTCTATCGGGACATCCTGCTCATGCAGCTCGGCGTACCAAGCGACCCGATCAACCTCGCGATTCACGCGCAGTTGCTCGCGGCCGCGAAGATCTCGACGGCGCCGCAGACCCTCGCCACCATGGACGCCATCGCCACGGCCCGCAAGCGCATCGAGAGCAACGTGTCTCCAGCCCTCGCGCTCGAAGCCATGCTCATCACCGCTCGACGAACGGGACCCACTACGTGA
- the tmk gene encoding dTMP kinase, translating into MSGLFITFEGGDGSGKSTQVALLTNWLLAEGHSVEHSREPGGTDLGVELREIILHRRGYIAPRAEALLYAADRAHNIATRVRPAIERGEIVIQDRYLDSSVAYQGAGRVLDGAEIRSLSLWAAEDLIPDLTVLLDLDVAAGRGRLDESRDKYDRLEAEQQDFHERVRQGYLDLAAAEPDRFLVLDATDTIETLAAAIRSRVVSLLT; encoded by the coding sequence GTGTCCGGCCTCTTCATCACCTTCGAGGGCGGGGACGGTTCGGGCAAGTCGACCCAGGTCGCGCTGCTCACCAACTGGCTTCTCGCCGAAGGTCACAGCGTCGAGCATTCGCGCGAGCCCGGCGGAACCGACCTCGGCGTCGAGCTGCGGGAGATCATCCTGCACCGTCGCGGGTATATCGCGCCACGTGCCGAAGCCCTGCTTTACGCTGCCGACCGCGCCCACAACATCGCGACCCGCGTGCGTCCGGCGATCGAGCGGGGCGAGATCGTCATCCAGGACCGCTACCTCGACTCCTCGGTCGCCTACCAGGGCGCCGGTCGTGTTCTGGATGGCGCTGAGATCCGCAGCCTCTCGCTCTGGGCCGCCGAAGACCTCATCCCCGATCTCACCGTGCTGCTCGACCTCGACGTGGCGGCCGGTCGCGGGCGCCTCGACGAATCGCGCGACAAGTACGACCGGCTCGAGGCCGAGCAGCAGGACTTTCACGAGCGGGTTCGCCAGGGCTACCTCGACCTCGCGGCCGCCGAGCCTGACCGCTTCCTCGTGCTCGACGCGACCGACACGATCGAGACCCTCGCGGCGGCCATCCGGTCCCGCGTTGTCAGCCTGCTCACTTAG